Proteins from one Mucilaginibacter jinjuensis genomic window:
- a CDS encoding SPOR domain-containing protein yields MKNTASPYKTLLYITGCCFFMLCSLVSQAQTRGKVEVIKDPRVDTLINRKLNGGGSGGLSSLGYRVQVYNGANRTAAYKAEAKFQQNYPDIRTYVTYNEPNFKVRVGDFRTRLEATKMMEQLKPWFPLMFIIPEKINPPKLDSDTQN; encoded by the coding sequence ATGAAAAACACAGCATCCCCTTACAAAACCCTTTTGTATATCACCGGATGCTGTTTTTTTATGCTTTGCAGTTTGGTATCTCAAGCCCAAACCCGCGGCAAAGTAGAAGTTATTAAAGATCCCCGTGTTGATACGCTGATTAACCGCAAGCTTAACGGTGGCGGCTCAGGTGGGCTTTCCTCTTTAGGTTACCGGGTACAGGTGTACAACGGGGCCAATCGCACCGCAGCCTACAAGGCCGAAGCTAAATTTCAACAAAACTATCCCGATATTCGTACCTATGTTACCTACAATGAGCCCAATTTTAAGGTTCGCGTGGGCGATTTCAGGACCAGGTTAGAGGCAACCAAAATGATGGAGCAACTGAAGCCCTGGTTCCCGCTGATGTTTATTATCCCGGAAAAAATTAATCCACCAAAACTGGATTCAGATACACAGAACTAA
- the asnS gene encoding asparagine--tRNA ligase encodes MSKRIKIKALLESTETNIEVTVKGWVRTFRNNQFIALNDGSTNNNIQIVVDFQNTDEALLKRITTGAALSVTGTLVESLGKGQKFDIKATAIEILGDSDPEKYPLQPKKHSLEFLREIAHLRFRTNTFGAIFRVRNSLSFAVHKFFQERGFVYLHTPVITQSDAEGAGEAFRVTNLDLNNLPRTEEGEIDFKQDFFGKSTNLTVSGQLEGELGAMALSDIYTFGPTFRAENSNTTRHLAEFWMIEPEMAFYDLADNMDLAEALLKYVISYALENNREDLEFLTQRLEDEDKQKPQNERAEMSLLDKLQFCLDNDFQRLTYTEAIEILKESTPNKKKKFAYPVEGWGTDLQSEHERYLVEKHFKKPVILTDYPKEIKSFYMRQNDDGKTVAAMDILFPGIGEIIGGSQREERLDKLEQRMDEIGIPKDELWWYLDTRRFGACPHAGFGLGFERLVLFVTGMGNIRDVIPFPRFPKNAEF; translated from the coding sequence ATGAGTAAGCGCATTAAAATTAAAGCACTGCTGGAAAGCACAGAAACAAACATTGAGGTTACAGTTAAGGGTTGGGTACGTACATTCCGTAACAACCAGTTTATCGCTTTAAATGACGGCTCTACCAATAATAATATCCAGATTGTAGTTGATTTTCAGAACACCGACGAAGCTCTGCTTAAACGCATTACCACCGGTGCTGCGCTTAGCGTTACCGGTACGTTGGTAGAATCATTGGGCAAAGGCCAGAAATTCGACATCAAAGCAACTGCGATTGAAATACTGGGTGATAGCGATCCTGAAAAATACCCGCTGCAACCTAAAAAGCATAGCCTGGAGTTTTTACGCGAGATTGCGCACCTGCGTTTCCGCACCAATACTTTCGGCGCTATTTTCCGTGTGCGTAATAGTTTATCTTTTGCTGTTCACAAGTTCTTCCAGGAGCGTGGGTTTGTTTACCTGCACACACCGGTAATTACACAGTCGGATGCTGAGGGTGCCGGTGAAGCATTTCGTGTAACAAACCTTGACCTGAACAACCTGCCACGTACAGAAGAAGGCGAGATCGACTTTAAACAGGATTTCTTCGGAAAATCGACCAACTTAACCGTATCTGGTCAGCTGGAAGGCGAGCTGGGTGCAATGGCCCTAAGCGATATTTATACTTTCGGCCCAACTTTCCGTGCCGAAAACTCAAACACAACCCGCCACCTGGCCGAGTTCTGGATGATTGAGCCGGAAATGGCTTTCTATGATCTGGCAGATAACATGGATTTGGCCGAAGCTTTACTGAAATATGTAATTAGCTACGCTCTTGAAAATAACAGAGAAGACCTCGAGTTTTTAACTCAGCGTTTAGAGGATGAAGACAAGCAAAAACCGCAGAACGAACGGGCTGAAATGAGCTTGTTGGATAAACTGCAATTTTGCCTGGATAACGATTTCCAACGCCTGACTTATACTGAAGCTATCGAGATCTTAAAGGAATCGACTCCGAATAAGAAGAAAAAGTTTGCCTACCCGGTAGAAGGTTGGGGAACAGATTTACAATCGGAGCATGAGCGTTACCTGGTTGAGAAACACTTTAAAAAACCGGTTATCCTTACTGATTACCCGAAAGAGATTAAATCTTTCTACATGCGCCAGAACGACGATGGCAAAACCGTTGCCGCTATGGACATCCTGTTCCCGGGCATTGGTGAAATTATCGGTGGTTCGCAACGTGAGGAACGTTTGGATAAACTGGAGCAACGCATGGACGAGATCGGCATCCCTAAAGATGAGCTTTGGTGGTACCTGGATACCCGCCGTTTCGGTGCTTGTCCGCATGCTGGTTTTGGTTTAGGTTTCGAGCGTTTGGTACTGTTTGTTACCGGTATGGGTAACATCCGCGACGTGATCCCTTTCCCAAGGTTCCCTAAAAACGCAGAGTTTTAA
- a CDS encoding glutaminyl-peptide cyclotransferase translates to MKFHKTLILAAAVSVIVSCKNKTAESGFNVHVSPEAGASYKAGTDVPIKVSYSADVKPDSVVYMLDDKHLAVKKDSSVVTLKTDTLKMGIKAITVKVYQGGKDEDAATNIVVLAPKEPEALTFKVEKSFPHDTSSYTEGLIYHNGYFYESDGGRVADEEGQSSLRKTDINGKVLQKVDVDPKIFAEGIAIVDDKIMQLTWTEKIGYVYDLNSFKLLKTFQNNVGVEGWGVTYDGKKIYMDDSTNRLWFLDPHTYQQIGYVDVYDDKGPVNQINELEYIDGKIYANVYTTDTIVVIDPKTGAVTQRIDLKNLYPDRKDHNQSAEVLNGIAWDAEGKRLFVTGKKWDKLFQVKFVPIK, encoded by the coding sequence ATGAAATTCCACAAAACTTTAATACTTGCTGCAGCGGTATCTGTAATAGTAAGCTGTAAAAATAAGACTGCCGAAAGCGGCTTTAATGTACATGTTAGTCCCGAAGCTGGAGCAAGCTACAAAGCCGGTACCGATGTGCCCATTAAAGTAAGCTATAGTGCTGATGTAAAACCCGATTCAGTGGTTTATATGTTGGATGATAAACACCTGGCAGTAAAGAAAGATTCGTCGGTAGTAACCCTTAAAACTGATACGTTGAAAATGGGTATTAAAGCCATTACGGTAAAGGTTTATCAGGGTGGTAAGGATGAGGATGCAGCAACTAATATAGTTGTGCTGGCGCCTAAAGAACCAGAAGCTTTAACTTTTAAGGTTGAAAAATCGTTTCCTCATGATACGAGTAGTTATACTGAGGGGTTAATTTACCACAACGGATATTTCTATGAAAGTGATGGTGGCAGGGTTGCTGATGAGGAAGGGCAATCGAGCTTGCGTAAAACCGATATTAACGGTAAAGTATTGCAAAAAGTAGATGTTGACCCTAAGATATTTGCAGAAGGTATAGCCATTGTAGATGATAAAATTATGCAACTAACCTGGACCGAGAAAATAGGTTATGTATATGATCTGAACTCGTTCAAATTATTAAAAACCTTCCAAAACAATGTAGGTGTTGAAGGTTGGGGTGTAACTTATGATGGTAAAAAGATTTACATGGATGATAGTACCAATCGCCTATGGTTTTTAGACCCTCACACCTACCAGCAAATTGGTTATGTTGATGTATATGATGATAAAGGCCCGGTTAACCAGATCAATGAGCTGGAATACATCGACGGCAAAATATATGCTAACGTTTATACAACGGATACCATTGTAGTAATTGACCCTAAAACCGGCGCAGTTACACAACGTATTGATTTAAAAAATCTTTATCCTGACAGAAAAGATCATAACCAAAGCGCCGAAGTATTAAACGGTATTGCCTGGGATGCAGAAGGTAAGCGCCTGTTTGTTACCGGTAAGAAATGGGATAAATTATTCCAGGTGAAGTTTGTTCCGATTAAGTAA
- a CDS encoding DUF6252 family protein, which produces MKNLTVSLLALFAVLMFSCKKDKQADTPNIYYIKASKNGVSWSTKSYSIFNAQKTKPDTIVVGGSLGEEHISILAKLNSQGNYIPDPAKTTFYTTIGQDVIMSTYTLDTTKDNTISVTKPSSSEIQGTFTLTFKKTGVADSNPATVTFNQGEFKSALSIAL; this is translated from the coding sequence ATGAAAAACCTAACCGTTAGCCTTTTGGCTTTGTTTGCTGTTTTAATGTTTAGCTGTAAAAAAGATAAACAAGCCGACACGCCAAATATTTACTACATCAAAGCCAGTAAAAATGGGGTGTCGTGGAGCACCAAATCGTATTCTATTTTTAATGCTCAAAAAACTAAGCCAGATACCATAGTTGTTGGCGGTTCCCTGGGCGAAGAGCATATCAGCATTCTTGCTAAATTAAACAGCCAGGGCAATTATATACCCGACCCTGCCAAAACAACATTTTATACCACTATTGGGCAGGATGTAATTATGAGTACATATACTTTAGATACCACAAAAGACAATACAATTAGTGTAACCAAACCCAGCAGCAGCGAAATACAAGGCACCTTTACCCTAACTTTTAAAAAGACGGGCGTAGCCGACTCTAACCCTGCTACAGTAACTTTTAACCAGGGCGAATTTAAATCGGCTTTAAGTATTGCTTTATAA
- a CDS encoding M20 metallopeptidase family protein: protein MIKERIQLIAEEIFNDVVGNRRHLHTNPELSFHEVATSAFVASKLDELEIPYVRMADNGLVGLIVGNKPSDRVVALRADMDALPITETNDVPYKSQNVGVMHACGHDAHTSSLLGTATILSRMKNDFAGTVKLIFQPAEEKLPGGANLMIQEGVLENPKPQAVIGQHVMPFIDAGKVGFRAGKYMASTDEIYVRVIGKGGHGAQPQQNIDPVIITAHMLTALQQVISRFADPKNPSVLSFGKVIANGATNVIPNEVYLEGTFRTMDEKWRADAHIRMKKLAEGLCESMGAKCEFTIMKGYPYLINEEKLTANVKGFAVDYLGEENVLDLDIWMAGEDFAYYSHAADSCFYRLGTRNESRGITSSVHTPTFDIEESALMGSTGLMAYIALKQLGN, encoded by the coding sequence ATGATTAAAGAACGTATACAGCTGATAGCTGAAGAAATTTTTAATGATGTGGTTGGCAATCGCCGCCACTTGCACACCAACCCCGAGCTGTCTTTTCACGAAGTGGCAACCTCGGCGTTTGTGGCCTCAAAGTTAGATGAACTTGAAATCCCTTATGTGCGCATGGCAGATAACGGATTGGTAGGATTAATAGTTGGCAATAAACCATCTGACAGAGTAGTTGCCCTGCGTGCCGATATGGACGCATTGCCTATTACCGAAACCAATGATGTGCCTTACAAATCGCAAAATGTGGGTGTAATGCATGCTTGCGGTCACGATGCGCACACATCATCATTGTTGGGTACAGCTACCATTCTGTCGCGCATGAAGAATGATTTTGCCGGTACGGTGAAATTAATCTTTCAACCGGCTGAAGAAAAATTGCCCGGTGGTGCCAACCTGATGATACAGGAAGGCGTGCTGGAAAATCCGAAACCACAGGCGGTTATCGGCCAGCACGTAATGCCTTTTATTGATGCCGGTAAAGTTGGTTTCCGTGCAGGTAAATACATGGCCTCTACAGATGAAATTTATGTTAGAGTAATTGGTAAAGGTGGCCACGGTGCCCAGCCTCAGCAAAATATAGACCCGGTTATTATTACGGCGCACATGCTTACTGCATTACAGCAGGTGATCAGTCGTTTTGCAGATCCGAAGAACCCGTCGGTATTATCATTTGGTAAAGTAATTGCTAATGGCGCTACCAACGTAATCCCTAATGAGGTATACCTCGAAGGTACCTTCCGTACGATGGACGAGAAATGGCGTGCGGATGCACATATCCGCATGAAAAAACTGGCCGAAGGTTTATGCGAAAGCATGGGCGCTAAATGCGAGTTTACCATCATGAAGGGCTATCCATACCTCATTAACGAAGAGAAACTGACTGCCAATGTAAAAGGCTTTGCAGTTGATTACCTTGGCGAGGAAAACGTACTCGACCTTGATATCTGGATGGCTGGTGAAGATTTTGCTTACTACTCGCACGCTGCCGATAGCTGTTTTTACCGCCTGGGTACCCGTAACGAAAGTCGCGGTATTACATCATCGGTACATACACCAACGTTTGATATTGAAGAGTCGGCATTGATGGGCAGTACCGGTTTAATGGCTTACATTGCTCTTAAACAATTAGGCAACTAA
- the dnaG gene encoding DNA primase translates to MITKLTVDKIMEATDIVEVVGEFVNLKKRGANYVGLSPFVNEKTPSFTVSPAKGIFKDFSSGKGGSAVTFIMELEKFTYPEALKWLAKKYGIDVEETVESSENKEADSRRESLMIVSGFAAKFFQESMWDTDEGKSIGLSYFKERGFTPEIMRKFELGYSPDQWEAFTGAALTAGYQEEFLVESGLSVKRDNGNLYDRYRGRVMFPIHNYTGRVIAFGGRTLKSDKNVPKYVNSPESEIYHKSNVLYGLFFAKKAIRDLDNCFLVEGYADVLSVHQAGIENVVASSGTSLTVEQIRLIGRLTQNITILYDGDAAGIKASLRGLDLILEEGLNVKVVSFPNGDDPDSYVRKVGSTAFKQHIEQNKKDFILYKTSILLQDAGNDPLRRAEVIREVVESIAKIPDHIKASVFIKECSYQMQIEERVLLSELNKMRLTKAKKNNQQSDRNHQQQQQYSEGPPPDFDYYSIEAAEAAVETAKESESGLNQEREIIRLLLLYGNRMIDWDGITNTYIGPFMIAELSDVTFDNPVCKRFTDIYRTQVENGDLPDDKFFIHYDDKEIVNLAVDMLATKYTLSENWYEMHKILITDELDHLRAAILGAIFHLKKQKVGKILEGLRKELQTTESPVDQDILMTRYLQLKKVEKHISDYLGSVIIK, encoded by the coding sequence ATGATCACCAAACTCACCGTTGATAAAATTATGGAGGCTACCGACATTGTCGAAGTAGTTGGTGAGTTTGTAAATTTGAAAAAACGTGGTGCCAACTACGTTGGTCTGTCGCCTTTTGTGAACGAGAAGACACCTTCGTTTACCGTATCACCTGCCAAAGGAATCTTTAAAGACTTCTCATCAGGCAAAGGTGGCTCGGCCGTTACCTTCATTATGGAGCTGGAGAAGTTTACTTATCCGGAAGCACTGAAATGGCTGGCTAAAAAGTACGGCATCGATGTTGAAGAAACGGTAGAAAGCAGCGAGAACAAGGAAGCCGACAGCCGCCGCGAGAGTTTAATGATCGTGTCGGGCTTTGCGGCCAAGTTTTTCCAGGAGAGCATGTGGGATACCGACGAGGGGAAAAGCATTGGCCTTAGCTATTTTAAAGAGCGTGGTTTTACGCCCGAGATTATGCGCAAGTTCGAGCTCGGTTACTCGCCCGATCAATGGGAGGCCTTTACCGGAGCAGCACTTACAGCAGGTTATCAGGAAGAATTTCTGGTAGAAAGCGGTTTATCCGTAAAACGCGATAACGGAAACTTATACGACCGTTACCGTGGCCGGGTAATGTTCCCGATCCATAATTATACGGGCCGGGTAATTGCCTTTGGCGGACGTACATTAAAGAGTGATAAAAATGTACCCAAGTATGTAAACTCGCCCGAGTCGGAGATTTACCATAAATCGAACGTGCTTTATGGTTTGTTCTTCGCCAAAAAGGCTATCCGCGACCTGGATAACTGTTTCCTGGTAGAAGGTTATGCCGATGTACTCTCGGTTCACCAGGCAGGGATTGAAAACGTGGTGGCCTCATCAGGTACTTCGTTAACGGTAGAACAGATCAGGTTGATCGGTCGCCTTACCCAAAACATTACCATTTTGTACGATGGTGATGCTGCAGGTATCAAAGCTTCATTGCGTGGATTGGATTTGATCCTCGAAGAAGGCCTTAACGTAAAGGTGGTATCTTTTCCTAACGGAGACGATCCCGATTCGTATGTGCGCAAGGTGGGCAGTACTGCCTTTAAGCAGCACATCGAGCAAAATAAAAAAGACTTTATTCTCTATAAAACCAGCATCCTGTTACAAGATGCCGGTAACGATCCGCTGCGCCGTGCAGAGGTGATCCGCGAGGTGGTAGAAAGTATCGCCAAAATTCCCGATCACATTAAAGCTTCCGTCTTTATTAAAGAGTGTAGCTACCAGATGCAGATCGAGGAGCGGGTACTGCTTTCTGAGCTGAATAAAATGCGCCTTACTAAGGCCAAAAAGAATAATCAGCAATCGGACCGAAATCATCAGCAGCAGCAACAATACAGCGAAGGGCCGCCGCCCGATTTTGATTATTATTCGATAGAAGCGGCGGAGGCGGCAGTTGAAACTGCAAAAGAATCAGAATCTGGCCTTAACCAGGAGCGCGAAATTATACGTTTGCTGTTATTGTATGGCAACCGGATGATCGACTGGGATGGCATCACCAACACTTATATCGGTCCGTTTATGATTGCCGAGCTGAGTGACGTTACCTTCGATAACCCGGTGTGCAAACGCTTTACTGATATTTACCGTACCCAGGTAGAGAACGGCGACCTGCCGGATGATAAATTCTTTATCCATTATGACGATAAAGAAATAGTAAATCTTGCGGTTGACATGCTGGCTACCAAATACACGCTGAGCGAGAACTGGTACGAGATGCATAAAATTTTGATCACCGACGAGCTGGATCATTTACGTGCAGCTATACTCGGTGCCATCTTCCACCTTAAAAAACAAAAAGTGGGTAAGATATTGGAAGGTTTACGTAAGGAACTCCAAACCACCGAAAGCCCGGTTGACCAGGACATCCTGATGACCCGCTACCTGCAACTGAAAAAGGTAGAAAAACACATCTCCGATTATTTAGGCTCTGTTATCATCAAATAA
- the pgi gene encoding glucose-6-phosphate isomerase translates to MLPNVNFTETNAYKYLADHYIDITATHLKDLFKSDNQRFENFSIRFNDILFDYSKNRVDEKTIALLIQLANECSLNKAIEAMFAGEKINVTEDRSVLHTALRNVSNTPVYSDGKDVMPEVNAVLDHMKTFSEAVISGEWKGYTGKEITDVVNIGIGGSDLGPVMVTEALKAYKTRLNAHFVSNVDGTHIVETLKHLDPETTLFLIASKTFTTQETMANAHSARDWFIKSGAKDADVAKHFAALSTNSKGVSEFGIDTANMFEFWDWVGGRYSLWSAIGLSIVLNIGFDNFKALLTGAHKMDEHFRTTPFEQNIPVIMGLIGVWYNNFFEAETNVILPYDQYMSRFAAYFQQGDMESNGKSVDRNGNAIDYSTGPIIWGEPGTNGQHAFYQLIHQGTKMIPADFIAPAISHNPLGEHHQMLLSNFFAQTQALMNGKTLEEATAELKKAGKTDEEIAKIAPFKVFEGNRPTNSFLLKEITPESLGSLIAAYEHKIFTQGIIWNIYSFDQWGVELGKQLAGNILPELRNDDKITSHDSSTNGLINQYKEWK, encoded by the coding sequence ATGTTGCCAAACGTAAATTTCACCGAAACCAACGCTTACAAATACTTAGCAGACCATTACATTGATATTACTGCTACGCATTTAAAAGATTTATTTAAATCTGATAATCAAAGATTTGAGAATTTTTCGATCAGGTTTAACGATATTTTATTCGACTACTCGAAGAACCGTGTAGACGAAAAAACTATCGCTTTACTGATTCAATTAGCAAACGAGTGTAGCCTAAACAAGGCAATTGAAGCCATGTTTGCAGGCGAAAAAATTAACGTTACCGAAGACCGCTCGGTACTGCACACTGCCCTGCGCAACGTAAGCAATACGCCAGTTTACTCAGACGGTAAAGACGTAATGCCCGAAGTTAACGCGGTATTAGACCACATGAAAACCTTTAGCGAAGCCGTAATTAGCGGTGAGTGGAAAGGTTATACCGGCAAAGAAATTACAGACGTAGTAAACATCGGCATCGGTGGTTCTGACTTAGGCCCGGTGATGGTTACCGAAGCTTTAAAGGCTTATAAAACCCGTTTGAACGCCCACTTCGTTTCTAACGTTGACGGTACACATATTGTTGAAACTTTAAAACACCTCGATCCCGAAACTACCCTGTTTCTGATCGCTTCTAAAACCTTTACCACGCAGGAAACCATGGCGAACGCGCACAGCGCCCGCGACTGGTTCATTAAATCTGGCGCTAAGGATGCTGATGTGGCTAAACACTTCGCAGCTTTATCAACCAACTCAAAAGGTGTATCAGAATTTGGGATCGATACAGCCAACATGTTTGAGTTTTGGGATTGGGTTGGCGGCCGTTACTCTTTATGGAGTGCCATTGGTTTATCAATTGTGTTAAATATTGGCTTTGATAACTTTAAGGCTTTATTAACCGGTGCACATAAAATGGATGAGCATTTCCGCACCACACCATTTGAGCAAAATATCCCGGTTATTATGGGCTTGATCGGCGTTTGGTATAACAACTTCTTTGAGGCCGAAACCAATGTTATCTTACCTTACGACCAATACATGAGCCGCTTTGCTGCCTACTTCCAGCAGGGAGATATGGAAAGTAACGGTAAATCTGTAGATCGTAATGGTAATGCGATAGACTACTCAACTGGTCCGATCATCTGGGGCGAGCCAGGCACTAACGGTCAGCACGCATTTTACCAGTTGATTCACCAGGGTACCAAAATGATCCCTGCCGATTTTATCGCGCCAGCTATTTCGCATAACCCACTGGGCGAGCACCATCAAATGCTGCTATCGAACTTCTTTGCACAAACCCAAGCTCTAATGAATGGCAAAACGCTGGAAGAAGCAACTGCTGAACTGAAGAAAGCAGGTAAAACAGATGAGGAGATTGCCAAAATTGCACCGTTTAAAGTGTTTGAAGGTAACCGCCCTACAAACTCTTTCTTGCTGAAAGAAATTACGCCGGAAAGCTTAGGGTCATTAATTGCAGCTTACGAGCACAAAATATTTACACAGGGTATTATCTGGAACATCTACAGCTTTGACCAATGGGGTGTTGAGTTGGGCAAGCAATTGGCCGGCAACATTTTACCTGAGCTTAGAAACGACGATAAAATCACTTCTCATGATTCATCAACCAACGGTTTGATCAATCAATATAAAGAGTGGAAGTAA
- a CDS encoding VOC family protein: MLNTSPLHAFIPTLNPTRAKEFYGETLGLTQVSESPFALEFDANGTLLRVTTVQALIPHPFTVLGWGVNNIEDMIVKMTAKGIYFEIFGFFEQDDLGIWLAPDGTKVAWFKDPDGNLLSLAESKK; encoded by the coding sequence ATGCTCAACACTTCTCCACTCCACGCATTTATCCCTACCTTAAACCCAACACGCGCTAAAGAATTTTACGGCGAAACATTAGGCTTAACGCAAGTATCAGAAAGCCCCTTTGCTTTAGAATTTGATGCCAACGGAACGTTACTGCGCGTAACCACGGTACAGGCATTAATACCACATCCATTTACGGTATTGGGCTGGGGTGTAAATAATATTGAAGACATGATTGTCAAAATGACCGCCAAAGGAATCTATTTCGAAATCTTCGGCTTTTTTGAGCAGGATGACCTGGGTATCTGGTTAGCCCCAGACGGCACTAAGGTAGCCTGGTTTAAAGACCCGGATGGGAATTTATTGTCGCTGGCGGAAAGTAAGAAGTAG
- a CDS encoding YraN family protein, protein MAKHLDLGRKGELIAKTHLLNLGYEILDENWTYGKAEVDIIAYKNSVIVFTEVKARSGTGFGQPEDFVDNRKQKLLADAADEYIYLMNHQGEVRFDIISVLFRGEQYTLKHIEDAFWPTA, encoded by the coding sequence ATGGCCAAACACCTCGATTTAGGCCGAAAAGGTGAGCTCATCGCCAAAACACATTTGCTTAATTTGGGTTATGAAATTCTGGACGAGAACTGGACCTACGGAAAAGCCGAGGTAGATATCATCGCATACAAAAACAGCGTTATTGTATTTACCGAAGTGAAGGCCCGTAGCGGCACCGGTTTTGGCCAGCCCGAAGATTTTGTTGATAATCGTAAACAAAAATTACTGGCTGATGCCGCAGATGAATATATTTACCTGATGAATCACCAGGGCGAAGTGAGGTTCGATATCATATCGGTACTTTTCCGTGGTGAGCAATATACTTTAAAACATATAGAAGATGCATTCTGGCCCACGGCCTGA
- a CDS encoding DUF6252 family protein, translating into MKKLILLPLVLIYVLGACKKDDSPAEAAYTVSAKKNGVMWIGTNPLPLSTDNNPNDAILINAQNGGETLNFIFKSKGVGKYKQSDLTTYYGNSGTTLNKPFSSYRLSNDATNQLTITRYDEGKNIMTGNFDLTFEKYPADNNSTPNKIVFTYGAFKAPINHVGVYIVN; encoded by the coding sequence ATGAAAAAACTCATTTTGCTACCATTAGTGCTGATATACGTGTTAGGTGCCTGCAAAAAAGATGATTCGCCGGCCGAAGCAGCATATACCGTTTCTGCAAAGAAAAATGGTGTGATGTGGATAGGCACAAATCCTTTACCGCTTTCTACAGATAACAACCCAAATGATGCTATTTTAATTAATGCCCAAAATGGCGGCGAAACTTTAAACTTTATATTTAAAAGCAAAGGGGTTGGCAAATATAAACAGAGCGATTTAACTACCTATTATGGCAATAGCGGCACAACTCTAAATAAGCCTTTCAGTTCATACAGGTTAAGTAATGATGCCACAAACCAATTAACTATTACCCGTTACGATGAAGGTAAAAACATCATGACCGGTAATTTTGACCTTACTTTCGAAAAATATCCTGCTGATAACAATAGCACACCCAATAAAATAGTGTTTACTTACGGTGCTTTTAAAGCCCCGATTAACCACGTCGGCGTATACATAGTTAATTAG
- a CDS encoding RNA polymerase sigma factor — protein sequence MENKETRFMQLIEEHKGMLFKICRIYQDDNADRDDLMQEMILQLWLAFDSFQGKSKFSSWMYRVALNTAILFFKKQKRRPDSEQLPDQLEYLEAQELDTEKDEQLALFYKALKQLNKVEKALIFLYMEDQPYEDIALNLGISEVNVRVRLNRTKNKLKDIIKSINYEYR from the coding sequence TTGGAAAATAAAGAAACCCGGTTTATGCAATTGATTGAAGAGCACAAAGGCATGCTCTTTAAGATCTGCCGTATTTACCAGGATGATAATGCCGACCGCGACGACCTGATGCAGGAAATGATTTTACAACTATGGCTGGCTTTCGATTCATTTCAGGGGAAAAGCAAATTCAGTTCATGGATGTACAGAGTGGCTTTAAACACGGCGATCCTGTTCTTCAAAAAACAGAAACGCAGGCCCGATAGTGAGCAATTGCCAGATCAGCTTGAATATTTAGAAGCACAGGAACTCGACACTGAAAAGGACGAACAACTGGCGCTGTTTTATAAAGCCCTTAAGCAATTAAATAAAGTAGAGAAGGCTTTGATATTTCTATACATGGAAGACCAGCCTTACGAGGATATAGCGCTTAACCTGGGCATTAGCGAGGTGAATGTGCGGGTACGCCTCAACCGCACAAAAAACAAATTAAAGGACATTATTAAAAGCATTAATTATGAATATAGATGA